Below is a window of Picosynechococcus sp. PCC 7002 DNA.
TGAGCAAGTACAAAACCAAGCCAGCATTCCCGCCATCCAAACACCCCAATTGGCGGTGATTTAACCCTTTTTGAGTTTACGAAACACCTCGTACATTTCCGGTAAACGCTTGTAGATGGCCGAAACTTTCCGGTAAACCGCATTGGGCACCGCTGGACTACCAGAGACAATTTCCCCAGGGGCAACCCGACTGTTAATCCCGGTTTGGGCCGTGGCGATCGCCCCATCACCGATCACTGCTTGGTTCGCGACGCCCACCTGACCCCCAAGGAGCACATTATTCCCAACGGTGACGCCCCCTGCTAAACCCACCTGGGCGGCAAGGGCACAGTTCGAGCCAATGGTTCCCCCATGGGCTACATGGACGAGATTATCCAATTTGGTTTGGGTTTTAATGCGCGTTTCCCCGACGGCGGGCCGATCCACCGCACTGTTACAGCCAATTTCAACGCCATCTTCGAGGACAACAATTCCCGACTGTTCCATCTTGAACCAGCCCTGGGCCGTGGGCACAAAGCCGAATCCTTCTGCCCCGATTACCGCGCCGCTGTGGATTACACAATGATTACCAATCTTGGCCCGCTCGTGGATCGTGCAATTGGCATGGAGTAAGGTATCCGCACCAATTTCCACATCGGGATAAATCACCGCATTGGCCATAATGCAAGTGCGATCGCCAATTTTTACCCCCGGATAAAGCACCACATGGGCACCCACCGAGACAGCCTCGCCCAACTGCACCGACGGATCAATTACTGCGGTGGGGTGAATCCCCGGTGCCGGACGGAAGGGTTGATAAAAGACCTTGATTGCCGCCGCGAACAATAAACGCGGTTCCTTGGTACTCAGCCAAGCTAGGCCGCGATCTGTGGCTCGTTGTTGCAAATCTTCATCCGCAGGCAAGATTAACGCCGAAGCTGCCGTTGTATCGACCCTTGCGGCAAATTTCCCCCCTTCGATGTAGCTGATTTCCTGGGATTTTGCGGCATCAATGGCGGCGACCCCCGTAATCTCCGGGTCACTTCCGAGGGAATGATCGATAATGAGATCAGACTTTAAAACTTGAATTAATTCAGAAACGTTCATCGAATTTTAGCTATAGAAAATGACGATTAATCTAAACAAGGGCCAAGGCATTTCCCTCAAGAAAGCTGCACCAAGCCTCACCGCCGCTTTTATTGGTTTAGGTTGGGATATAAAGCAACAGGGCACAGGGGCAGACTTTGACCTTGATGCTTCTATTTTTATGCTGGGGAATAATGGCAAGCTCATTTCAGACCAGCACTTCATTTTTTACAATAACTTGACGAGTCCCGATCCTGAACAAGCCGTCAAATTAATGGGGGACAATCGCACGGGGGCCGGTGAAGGTGACGATGAGGTGATGATCATTGATTTTCGGAAAGTGCCGGAAAATGTCGCCACAATTGTGGTCGCGATTTCGATCTATGACGGGGAAGCGCGGCGGCAGAACTTTGGTCAGGTGCAAAATGCCTATGTCCGGTTGGTGAACGTGGAAACGAAAGCAGAGGTATTGCGCTATTCTCTCCAGGAACATTTCTCCACTGAGACGGCCCTGATTATGGCAGAGGTCGTTAACGAAGGGGGCGAATGGCGCCTCAATGCAGTGGGTGATGGCTACCAAGGAGGCCTACAAACGCTGCTCGACCGCTATCAATAGTGTTTTGGCTTGCTGGTTGAGGAATTCGGGGAAGTTCCCAGCTAGTAGAACAGATGGCGATCGCATATTTTTTTAAATCGCCTCAAAACCCTTCCCCAATTTTTGATTTTGATGCCTTGCGGAGGACGGGCAATGGGTAATTTTTCAAAATTTTGGCGCACGTTGGCGATCGCCACGGGGATTTTAGCAATTCCCCTGGTTGCCCAGGCAGAACTGGTACAGGTGGTAGCCAGTCGCAGCTACGACGAAGACTACGGCCAGTACATGGAAAAAGAACTATACGTCAATCCCACAACCATCAGACGGCAGGGGCCGTTTGCTTGGTGGGAAGTAGAAGCGGTCAACCGAGATAGCACCTCGAAGGAATTGCGCTACCATGCCCGGGCCTATTATTCTGGGGACTGCTCCCGGCGGGTCACCCGTTTACGGGAAATTTCGGTGTTTATCCTCAACGGCGAAAACACTGATTTTTACAAAAACTACGGCGATCAAGGGGAAGTGAATACGGTCTCCTCCGGTTCGACGGGAGCTAGCCTCCTAGACTTTGTTTGCGGCAATGGTCGCACCGATACGGCGGCGGCCCCTCGCCTTGACGAATAGAAAACATTTCGACACGATATTCTAATGATTATTTAGCATTCATTTCGTTCTAGGAAGCTGCCCATCGATACTATTCACGGTAATCTCAAAGGTCTTAAAAGTAGTCAACTCAAGCAGTTGCAACGACTGTATCAACAGGCTGTGCCCGGCGATCGCCTCACGACTCCAGAATTAGCCCAACGGATCGCGGCCCTCAGTACAGAGCTAAACCAAGCGGTTTGTGTTTATCTCAATCGCCGGGGCAAGGTGATCCGGGTGGGGGTTGGTTCGCCCCAACAAACCCAAATTCCCCCCCTAGAATTACCCCGTTATGGTGCCGAGCGCTTATCGGGTATCCGCTGCTTAACCGCCAGCCCGAAGGATGAACCGCCCAAGGAATCGAGTTTAACGTCGATGGTGCTGCAACGGTTAGACGCCCTGGTGAGTTTTACGTTAACGGGGACGGGGACGACCAAACGGGGCCGGGGGGCCGCTGGCTACGTAAAAAATGTCTATGTGGCTCACCTCTTGCCCCAGACCCATCCGAGCCATGCCTATTGGCTTGTTTCTGAGTCTCAAGCCCTAGAAGAGGTTTCCCAACAGGATTTTTTGGATCTGGTTGAAGGACTAGAGGCGGAGTTTCGCCGGGAATTCACGGCCCAACAAGTCGATCAAAGCCATGACCGGGTGATTCTCGTCGGCTTACAAACATCAGATATTGGCGATCGCCCTTTCCAAGATCGTTTGACGGAACTGGCCCGCTTGGTGGATACTGCCGGGGGGGAAGTGCTGCTCACCCTGGAGCAAAAACGCAGCACGCCCCATCCCCAAACCGTTGTCGGTACCGGGAAAGTAGAAGAAATTGCCCTCCAGGTACAAACCCTTGGCGCGAATCTTGTGGTCTTTGACCGGGATCTATCTCCCGCCCAGGGGCGCAACCTGGAACGACAACTAGGGGTGAAGGTTTGCGATCGCACGGAAGTAATCCTCGATATTTTTGCTCAGCGGGCCCAGTCTCGCGCCGGAAAACTCCAGGTGGAACTGGCGCAATTGGAGTATCTCTTGCCACGCTTGGTGGGTCGGGGTCAAGCCATGTCCCGTTTGGGGGGGGGGATCGGCACCCGTGGCCCTGGGGAAACGAAATTAGAAACGGAGCGGCGCACGATCCAAAGTCGCCTCAGTCGCTTGCAAAAGGAAGTGGATCAACTGCAAGCCCACCGTTCGCGGATGCGCAGTCAGCGGCAACGGCAGGATGTGCCCACTTTTGCAATTGTCGGCTATACCAATGCGGGCAAATCGACCTTGATTAATGCCCTCACCAATGCTGAAGTGTATGCGGCGGATCAACTGTTCGCGACCCTCGATCCCACGACGCGGCGCTTGACCCTCACCGATGAAGCCTTTCAAACCCAGACGATTCTACTAACGGATACCGTTGGTTTTATCCATGAGTTGCCTCCGGCCCTGGTGGATGCGTTTCGGGCGACCCTCGAAGAAGTCACCGAAGCCGATGCATTGATCCATGTGGTGGATCTGTCCCATCCTGCGTGGCAGCATCAGTTAGAATCCGTCGAAAAAATTCTAGGGGAAATGCCGATTATGCCAGCCCAAGCCCTATTGGTTTTTAATAAGCTGGATCAAGTTTCTAGTGAAGCACTCCAGGAGGCGAAGTTACGCCATCCGAACGCGGTTTATATTTCTGCCAGCGATCGCCTCGGTTTTGAAACCCTCCGACAACGGCTTGCCCAGATGCTAAAACAACTATAAAGAGACAAATTTTCGCGAGATTGTAAACCAATTGTCAAAAAACTGCGAATTTCTCCCTTAGCGTAGAACACAACTCGTTAAGCTTGAGATATGTCTACTAGATTCCGAGGAGGTTAAACGTGAATGCATCAGAACGGGCCTTAGGCGTTGAGCTGGCGACGAAAATTGCCTCGGTGGTGAATTTATTCCGGGCCGAATTCCCCGATGCAAGGGCCGACCTCAAACCCTGGCGCAATGACCCCGAAACCCGTGAATGGATGGACCCAGATTCCATTGACATTGGCTTTCACCTGCCGGGCTGGAGTCCCCGTTTCCAAAGTCGGAGTATGCTGGTGCAAATTCGCTTTTTTACAGACCCCCTGGATCAAGTGCAAACCTTTATCGGCATTGAAACGGCGGGTTTTAATCACCAGGGGGAAGCTTGGCGGCTCTCAACCATTGCCCAGTGGCAACTGGTCGGCGACTATCAACCCGCTAAAGATGTCTGCGATCGCCTCCAACGATTTTCCCAAAAAGCCTTTGAATTGTTCGCTTCAGGGAATTCTGATGCTGTCACCTAAGGTTTCGAGGCACACTGTCTCGTTTCTAGCCACTGTTGCAAAATAATTTGGGCTGCCCGCTGATCGACGAGGCCCTTTTGTTGGCGGTCATATTGCTTTTCGGCTTTGAGTTGGTTTTCGGCTTCAACGGAGGTTAAGCGTTCGTCCACATACTCGATGGGGAGTCCAAAGGCTTCTGCCAATTTACGGGCAAATTTTTGAGTTTGTTTCGCCTGTTTCCCTAGGCTGCCGTCCATGGCATAGGGCAGACCCACCACCAAAACTTGAATATGGCGCTGTTCGATCCAATGGGCGATCGCCGCTAAATCTGCCTCTAGGGTAGTGCGTTGAATGGTGGTCAAAGCCGTCGCCAACAGCCCCAGACCATCACAGCCAGCCACCCCAATACGTTTACGGCCAATATCCAGGCCCAATGCTGCCACTGGTTTCATCTGCTGTGCCTAATTTTCCGGGAAGAAATCCCGCTGCGGTGATTCCTTTGGCAATTTTAGGCTGGGATGATTTTTAAACCAATGGATGCGGCTGGGGATTGGCGATCGCATCGGCTGCAAACCCTGGAGTACCCCTGATAATTGCAACGCTTCGAGGGGCTGGGATTCCCGCACTTTGTGCCACACCGAGCGAGACATGAGGAGCGTATGCTCCCTGGGGGTTGCGCCTACCGTTTCAAAAAATTCTTCCCGTTCCGGCTGGTAATCCGTAGAGGTGGTCAAAAGAGGCTGCTCTGGTCGGATCTGGGCGATCTGGGCCATTTTGATCATCAGTTCCGGATAGAGCCAGGTGTAGGCTGGGTGTACCGTGAGGCGGCCATGGTGGGGTTTGTGGTCTTGGTGGGCCAATTGCACGGCGAAATAGCCGATGGCGGCTTTCCGTTGGGGCTCGAAAACGTATCCTTCTACCACATCCACATGCTGCGTCCAATTTTTGACGCGGCAGATTAAATTGCTGAGGGGCGCACTCTTAAAGTCTTGAACGTGGCGATCAAAGACCTGTCTGAGCATTGGCGGCATGGAAGCGGTGTCTAGTTGGTAGAGCAAGCGAGCATCAGCATTACCCACGGGCATCAAATTGGGTAGGGCGGGTTCCTGGAGGGCTAATTCACTGAGAATTTCCGGGGCGATCGCCCAGTAGGTCAGTTTCGCGAGGGGCTGGAACCCATTTTGACGGTAAAGGCTGAGGGTCTGTTGGGCGTTAACATTCACCTCTAAGACCCAGTTGCGGGCTTCCACGACATGGTCAAAGCAATAACGGAGCAGGGCTGAACCAGGGTCTCTGGCGGAGCCGTGGTATTGCAATTTGGGGAAATGGGGATCAATGATTACCTGTTCAACGCGCCAGGTGCTTTGGGAGGAATTGAAGGGAGAAATCTTCACAAAGCCCACAAGCTGGCCATCGACTTCAATGACATAACCATGGAAGCTGTACTGATTAGGATTTGGAAAGAAACTCAGTAACTTAACGAGGCCGTAGAAATTCTTGGTATTTTCGAGGTGATCCTCAAGGGGCATATCGAGGGGAGAAGGCCCATCTAGGTCCGCTTCGCTGGCAAAATTGGCGATCGCCGTGAGATCTCGATACTGTACTGGCCGGATGGATACTTTGCCTTGTTTGCTCATTCCCGCTGTCATGGTCAGTATTGTCCCCAATTCAGTCCGCTGTTGCCCCTATCTTAACGGGTTTATGGGCTGAATGCACCGACTCAGACCTAGCTTCAGCTTGCCCCCTGGAAATCTTGATAGCGCCGCACAATCACAAGGCGATCGCCCACGACCGGATTCCGCGCCACGAAATTTCCTGCTAAATCTTCCACAACCATCTTTTTAAAATCGAGCAACTGGGCTAATTCTAAAACCTCCATGCCGAGGCGATCCTGCAACCCCTCTCGCAAGAGATACCAAGCATCACCTACCGTGATTCGTAGGGTATTGGTGTCAAAATCCGCCTGGATCGTGCGCACAATGTTGTCCCCATAGGGTTGGGTGACTTCATCTAACTGGGCCTGAATTGCCGCGATCAAGCGCTGTTCTGGGGTCAGGGGTTTGGGGGGTTCTGCGCTGGCGGCTGGAGCTGGTTCTGAAACTTTGGGCGCTTGGGTTGGCGTTTCCGGTTGGGAGGTCTCTGGGGCTACTTCTTCGGTGGGTTCAGTGGGGGGGGATTGGGCAATATCTTCGCTGAGTTGGGGCGTTTGGGCCGTGAATTTCCAGAGAAAAATAAAGGCGATCGCCGCTGTTGCGGCACCCAGCCAAAGTTTCTGTTGTTGCCACCAGGGCTTACGTCGGGGACGTTGGGGAACCGGTTCAACGCGACGGGGCTTTACTTTTGGGACGGGGGTAGTCGGTACTTCAACTCCAGGGGTATTCGCAGGGACTTCTACCACAGGATTAATCGCCGCTTCCGGTTGCTGCTGTAGTTGCCGAATCAAATTTTCTGTGTCGGTGCTCAGGGTATCGAGGGCCGCCGTTGGAATTTGGCTAGTCCCTGTTTCCAGGTCGGCGACCACCTGTTGCAATTGGGCTAGGGTTTGTTTGAGACGGCTTAGGGAAGCTTGGGGATCAGCTTGGCTCATGGGTTACGCCAAAAAATTACAAAATATCACACAGCAGCAGAAAATCTGCGTCCCTATTTTAGGCGATCGCCTTCCCCCGTTGATTGTTTTGCCAAAAGCTGGTTCTTGCTCGTTTCACTGGTGAAGATTTCTTCAGATCCCCAAGAATCTTTCCTGGGGGGTTGCCATTTTTCTTTAGGGGGTTTATGCTAGTAAAAGCGCCGCGGGATAGAGCAGTCTGGTAGCTCGTCGGGCTCATAACCCGAAGGTCGGTGGTTCAAATCCGCCTCCCGCCACCAAATCGAATCAGAAAGCAATGCCTCACCTCCGGGTGGGGCTTTGTTGTTTTAGGCAGTATTGAGCATTCTAATTTTAAAGATTGTCTCTTGTTAGCGAACCATTGCCGTCAAACCGAGAACTCCACAATACAATGCCAAAGTAAGAGAGGCAGCGGGACAACCAGAGAACTTCTTTGATCGCGACATCGCCCAGGGAATTTTTTGGCTGAGTCCGCCGCGTATTTTGATATTGCGGTACAGCGGAGATTTTTTATGCGTGCAGTTTTAATGGCAGGTGGTGCTGGGACAAGGTTGCGTCCCCTGACTTGTGATTTACCGAAGCCGATGGTGCCAGTGCTCAATCGCCCCATTGCCGAGCATATTATTAATCTACTCAAACGCCACCGCATTACCGAAGTGATTGCCACGCTGCACTATGTACCGGACATCATGCGGGACTATTTTCAGGATGGCCACGAGTTTGGTGTCAAAATGCATTATGCCGTAGAAGAAGAGCAACCTTTAGGGACGGCGGGCTGCGTCAAAAATGTCGAAGAACTGCTCACCGAAACCTTTGTGGTGATTAGTGGGGATAGCATTACGGATTTTGATCTCGCGGCGGCGATCGCCTTCCACCGTGAAAAAGGTTCCAAGGCCACCCTGGTTCTTACCCGTGTTCCCAATCCCGTTGAGTTTGGCGTTGTGATTACCGAAGAAAACGGACAAATTAGTCGCTTCCTTGAAAAACCCTCCACCAGTGAAATTTTTTCCGATACCGTCAACACAGGCACTTACATCCTCGAACCAGAGGTGCTGAAATATCTCCCGGAAAACGAAGAATGCGACTTCTCGAAGGATCTCTTTCCACTGCTCCTCGACCGGGGAGAACCGATGTATGGCTACATTGCCGATGGCTATTGGTGCGATGTTGGACACCTTGATGCCTACCGTAAAGCCCAGTACGATGCCCTCGCTCGAAAAGTCCATGTGGAATATTCCTATGAAGAGCGATCGCCAGGGATTTGGATTGGCCACAATACCTTTATTGACGACAGTGCGACGATTTCCCCCCCCGCGATGATTGGTGATAACTGCCGCATTGGGGCTAGAGTTCACATTGAACCCGGTACAGTCATTGGCGATAACGTGACCGTCGGTGCTGATTCTGACCTCAAACGTCCTATTCTCTGGAACGGCGTCGTTTTGGGTGATGAAGTGCAGTTGCGGGCTTGTACAGTGGTGCGGGGAAGCCGGGTCGATCGCCGCGCCCACATTTTAGAAGGGGCCGTGGTGGGGGCATTATCCACCGTGGAAGAAGAAGCCCACATTGGTACCGGCGTGCGGATCTGGCCCAATAAACGAATTGAGGCGGGGGCGATTGTGAATATCAACCTCATCTGGGGCAGCACAGCCCAGCGGAATCTGTTTGGTCAGCGGGGGGTTTCTGGCCTCGCCAATATTGATATCACCCCCGAATTTGCCGTCAAGCTGGGGGCGGCCTACGGTTCGACCTTAAAAATTGGCTCGATGGTGCTAGTGTCGCGGGATCAGCGCAGTGTCTCGCGGATGGTGAGTCGTTCCTTGATTGCGGGGTTAATGTCGGCGGGGATTGGCGTGCAAAATCTCCAGGCTACAGCGATTCCCATCGCCCGGACCATGGCGAATATTTTAGATGTGGAGGGGGGAATTCATGTGCGGCTCCACCCGGAACGGTCGGATCATCTGCTAATTGAATTTCTCGACAGCCAAGGGATCAATATCTCTAAGGCGAAGGAAAAGAAAATCGAGGGGGTTTATTTTAAAGAAGATTTAAGACGGGTGGCGATCGCCGAAATTGGCGAAATGTCCTGTCCGGCGCAAATTATTGAGCAATATAGTCAGCGCTTTGAAGATCACCTCAATATTGGTGCCTTGATGAATAGCGGCTCGAAGGTGGTCATTGACTACGCTTATGCTGTGTCTGGTGCTGTTTTACCGACTATTTTGAATAAATTTAGCTGTGATGCCGTTGTCCTAAACGCTAGCCTCAAGCAAAATTCCCCCGTGGGCCAAGAGAAAGAATCCCTACTGTTGCAGTTGGGTCATGTGGTAGAAGCCCTACGCGCCAGCATGGGAGTACAGGTTGCCGCTAACGGAGAACAACTCACCCTCGTCGATGAATCGGGACTATCTATCTATGGGGA
It encodes the following:
- the lpxD gene encoding UDP-3-O-(3-hydroxymyristoyl)glucosamine N-acyltransferase → MNVSELIQVLKSDLIIDHSLGSDPEITGVAAIDAAKSQEISYIEGGKFAARVDTTAASALILPADEDLQQRATDRGLAWLSTKEPRLLFAAAIKVFYQPFRPAPGIHPTAVIDPSVQLGEAVSVGAHVVLYPGVKIGDRTCIMANAVIYPDVEIGADTLLHANCTIHERAKIGNHCVIHSGAVIGAEGFGFVPTAQGWFKMEQSGIVVLEDGVEIGCNSAVDRPAVGETRIKTQTKLDNLVHVAHGGTIGSNCALAAQVGLAGGVTVGNNVLLGGQVGVANQAVIGDGAIATAQTGINSRVAPGEIVSGSPAVPNAVYRKVSAIYKRLPEMYEVFRKLKKG
- a CDS encoding TerD family protein, giving the protein MTINLNKGQGISLKKAAPSLTAAFIGLGWDIKQQGTGADFDLDASIFMLGNNGKLISDQHFIFYNNLTSPDPEQAVKLMGDNRTGAGEGDDEVMIIDFRKVPENVATIVVAISIYDGEARRQNFGQVQNAYVRLVNVETKAEVLRYSLQEHFSTETALIMAEVVNEGGEWRLNAVGDGYQGGLQTLLDRYQ
- a CDS encoding surface-adhesin E family protein, which encodes MGNFSKFWRTLAIATGILAIPLVAQAELVQVVASRSYDEDYGQYMEKELYVNPTTIRRQGPFAWWEVEAVNRDSTSKELRYHARAYYSGDCSRRVTRLREISVFILNGENTDFYKNYGDQGEVNTVSSGSTGASLLDFVCGNGRTDTAAAPRLDE
- the hflX gene encoding GTPase HflX; translated protein: MPIDTIHGNLKGLKSSQLKQLQRLYQQAVPGDRLTTPELAQRIAALSTELNQAVCVYLNRRGKVIRVGVGSPQQTQIPPLELPRYGAERLSGIRCLTASPKDEPPKESSLTSMVLQRLDALVSFTLTGTGTTKRGRGAAGYVKNVYVAHLLPQTHPSHAYWLVSESQALEEVSQQDFLDLVEGLEAEFRREFTAQQVDQSHDRVILVGLQTSDIGDRPFQDRLTELARLVDTAGGEVLLTLEQKRSTPHPQTVVGTGKVEEIALQVQTLGANLVVFDRDLSPAQGRNLERQLGVKVCDRTEVILDIFAQRAQSRAGKLQVELAQLEYLLPRLVGRGQAMSRLGGGIGTRGPGETKLETERRTIQSRLSRLQKEVDQLQAHRSRMRSQRQRQDVPTFAIVGYTNAGKSTLINALTNAEVYAADQLFATLDPTTRRLTLTDEAFQTQTILLTDTVGFIHELPPALVDAFRATLEEVTEADALIHVVDLSHPAWQHQLESVEKILGEMPIMPAQALLVFNKLDQVSSEALQEAKLRHPNAVYISASDRLGFETLRQRLAQMLKQL
- the ruvX gene encoding Holliday junction resolvase RuvX; its protein translation is MKPVAALGLDIGRKRIGVAGCDGLGLLATALTTIQRTTLEADLAAIAHWIEQRHIQVLVVGLPYAMDGSLGKQAKQTQKFARKLAEAFGLPIEYVDERLTSVEAENQLKAEKQYDRQQKGLVDQRAAQIILQQWLETRQCASKP
- a CDS encoding GNAT family N-acetyltransferase; translation: MTAGMSKQGKVSIRPVQYRDLTAIANFASEADLDGPSPLDMPLEDHLENTKNFYGLVKLLSFFPNPNQYSFHGYVIEVDGQLVGFVKISPFNSSQSTWRVEQVIIDPHFPKLQYHGSARDPGSALLRYCFDHVVEARNWVLEVNVNAQQTLSLYRQNGFQPLAKLTYWAIAPEILSELALQEPALPNLMPVGNADARLLYQLDTASMPPMLRQVFDRHVQDFKSAPLSNLICRVKNWTQHVDVVEGYVFEPQRKAAIGYFAVQLAHQDHKPHHGRLTVHPAYTWLYPELMIKMAQIAQIRPEQPLLTTSTDYQPEREEFFETVGATPREHTLLMSRSVWHKVRESQPLEALQLSGVLQGLQPMRSPIPSRIHWFKNHPSLKLPKESPQRDFFPEN
- a CDS encoding mannose-1-phosphate guanyltransferase translates to MRAVLMAGGAGTRLRPLTCDLPKPMVPVLNRPIAEHIINLLKRHRITEVIATLHYVPDIMRDYFQDGHEFGVKMHYAVEEEQPLGTAGCVKNVEELLTETFVVISGDSITDFDLAAAIAFHREKGSKATLVLTRVPNPVEFGVVITEENGQISRFLEKPSTSEIFSDTVNTGTYILEPEVLKYLPENEECDFSKDLFPLLLDRGEPMYGYIADGYWCDVGHLDAYRKAQYDALARKVHVEYSYEERSPGIWIGHNTFIDDSATISPPAMIGDNCRIGARVHIEPGTVIGDNVTVGADSDLKRPILWNGVVLGDEVQLRACTVVRGSRVDRRAHILEGAVVGALSTVEEEAHIGTGVRIWPNKRIEAGAIVNINLIWGSTAQRNLFGQRGVSGLANIDITPEFAVKLGAAYGSTLKIGSMVLVSRDQRSVSRMVSRSLIAGLMSAGIGVQNLQATAIPIARTMANILDVEGGIHVRLHPERSDHLLIEFLDSQGINISKAKEKKIEGVYFKEDLRRVAIAEIGEMSCPAQIIEQYSQRFEDHLNIGALMNSGSKVVIDYAYAVSGAVLPTILNKFSCDAVVLNASLKQNSPVGQEKESLLLQLGHVVEALRASMGVQVAANGEQLTLVDESGLSIYGERLTALLTSILFTASPRSSVVVPIYASSAVEQIARRHDGHVIRTKANPTALMEACRNNPHVVLGGSGDMGFIFPELHPGFDAMFTIAKLIEMLTIQERSLGQIRAELPIVFHKSYTMRCPWRVKGALMRHLVEIHESDRLVLIDGVKIIDPVSDNWVLVLPDAGEPLVHIYVNSESREWVEESLRDYRHKVQSFIEREQNGDMPEF